In Isosphaera pallida ATCC 43644, the sequence TTGCCGTCGGCAGCGAGTTCGGGATCGGTGGCAAAGTTTTCGCTGAAGAGTTCGCCGCGGGGGATGCGGATGCCGAAACTGCGTTCCAGGCGGAACATGATGTCGAGGAAGTCGATCGACTCGGCCCCCAGATCAGCCCGGAGTGAGGCGTCCGGCACGACGTCCTCTTCATCAACCCCCAGAGCTTCAACTAGAGTGGCTTGGACCTTTTGCAGGATTTCCTCATGAGTCGCGGGCATGATTCACCTCGATATCGAGTTCGAGACGGCTCAGTTCGCCGGTGGGGGATCGGAAAGAGAGAAAGAAGCGAACACCCGGCGGAGTCGCGTGACGCGCGAGGGCCAGGCCCGAAGGCGTTGGTCCCTCTTAGGAAGAGACCGGGTCGGCAACCATCAACGTCCCGGTGGACGTTGAATCAAATGGGCGGGGCGAAACCTCGACGACGACC encodes:
- a CDS encoding acyl carrier protein; translation: MPATHEEILQKVQATLVEALGVDEEDVVPDASLRADLGAESIDFLDIMFRLERSFGIRIPRGELFSENFATDPELAADGKLTAKGIEELKAKMPDAKLDDFIADPQIDKIMDLYTVDMLVKYIASKVN